The genome window ACGCGGGCATTGCAACCCAGATGGTGGTAGAGCGTCTGCTGGCGTCCGAAGGTTCGCCGGGCCGGCGTGAGATGGGCCGCGATGCTTTTCTGGAGCGCGTCTGGCGCTGGAAAGCGGAAAGCGGCGGTCATATCACCAATCAGCTTCGTCGTCTTGGTGCTTCGCTCGACTGGGGGCGGGAGCGTTTCACCATGGATGACGGGCTTTCCGCCGCCGTGCGGGATGTCTTCGTGACGCTGTACCGGCAGGGCCTGATCTATCGTGACCGGCGGCTGGTGAACTGGGATCCCCAGCTTCAGACCGCCATTTCCGATCTGGAAGTGGAAAGCCGGGAGGTGCGTGGGAATCTCTGGCATATCCGCTATCCGCTGGAGGACGGGGAGGGCAGCATCATCGTTGCCACGACCCGTCCGGAAACGATGCTGGGTGACAGCGCCGTTGCCGTCCATCCGGAGGATGAGCGTTACACGGCCCTGATCGGGAAATGTGTGATCCTGCCGCTGACCGGTCGTCGTATTCCGATTGTTGCGGATACGTATTCTGATCCGGAAAAGGGCACCGGCGCGGTGAAAATCACCCCGGCGCATGACTTCAACGACTTTGCCGTTGGTCGCCGTCACGATCTGCCGATGCCGTCCATCATGGATCGCGAAGGACGGATCACGCTGGCCGAGATTACCTGTGCCGAAGCGGCAGATATCGCCGATCCGGCTTTTGTCACCGGGCTTGAGGGGCAGGAGCGGTTTGCCGCCCGCAAGGCGATTGTGGCGCGTCTGGAGGAAATGGGTTTCCTCGAAACGATCGAGCCGCATACCCATCAGGTTCCCCATGGCGACCGCTCTGGCGTGCCGATTGAGCCGCTGCTGACCACACAATGGTTCTGCAATGCAGCCGAGCTGGCGAAACCGGCCGTGGCCGCGGTGGAGTCTGGTGATACGCGTTTCGTCCCCAAGCAGTGGGAAAACACATTCTTCGCCTGGCTGCGGGATATTCAGCCCTGGTGCATCAGCCGTCAGCTGTGGTGGGGGCACCGGATACCTGCCTGGTATGCGCCTGATGGAAGCGTCTATGTGGCCGCGACGGCTGAGGAAGCGCAGGCTGCCTATGGTGGCAGCGAGACCCTGACGCAGGATGAGGACGTGCTGGACACGTGGTTCTCCTCTGCTCTGTGGCCGTTCAGCACGCTGGGATGGCCTGAGGATGACTCGATCCTCTCCCGCTATTATCCCACCGATGTGCTGATCACCGGCTTTGACATCATTTTCTTCTGGGTTGCCCGGATGATGATGATGGGGCTGCACATGCAGAAACAGGTGCCGTTCCGCGACGTCTATATTCATGGTCTGGTCCGTGATGAGCGTGGCCAGAAAATGAGTAAATCCAAGGGGAACGTGATTGATCCTCTGGCATTGATCGAAGCGCATGGTGCCGACC of Granulibacter bethesdensis contains these proteins:
- a CDS encoding valine--tRNA ligase, whose amino-acid sequence is MLSKNFDHAANEQRIYAGWEHGGAFAANPESSATPFTIMIPPPNVTGSLHMGHALTFTLQDSLVRWRRMQGRDVLWQPGTDHAGIATQMVVERLLASEGSPGRREMGRDAFLERVWRWKAESGGHITNQLRRLGASLDWGRERFTMDDGLSAAVRDVFVTLYRQGLIYRDRRLVNWDPQLQTAISDLEVESREVRGNLWHIRYPLEDGEGSIIVATTRPETMLGDSAVAVHPEDERYTALIGKCVILPLTGRRIPIVADTYSDPEKGTGAVKITPAHDFNDFAVGRRHDLPMPSIMDREGRITLAEITCAEAADIADPAFVTGLEGQERFAARKAIVARLEEMGFLETIEPHTHQVPHGDRSGVPIEPLLTTQWFCNAAELAKPAVAAVESGDTRFVPKQWENTFFAWLRDIQPWCISRQLWWGHRIPAWYAPDGSVYVAATAEEAQAAYGGSETLTQDEDVLDTWFSSALWPFSTLGWPEDDSILSRYYPTDVLITGFDIIFFWVARMMMMGLHMQKQVPFRDVYIHGLVRDERGQKMSKSKGNVIDPLALIEAHGADPMRFAICLLAGPGRDIKLGPKRVEDASRFVTKLWNASVFCERNGVKPEPDFDPATVTLPLSRWILASADDAVRAATQALEAYRFDDYAATCYRFVWNTFCDWFVELAKPILLAADTPEAAEIKAVAAHVLGVVLRLLHPAMPYVTETLWDHFGYGPEFSLIRAPWPEVGVSDPAREAARQEIDWLVRLIGEVRTVRNEMNVPPSTLTPILLKDAAAETVARAERWRDQIARLARASSVTSLEGALPKGSAQAVLDEAIIVIPLEGVIDLDAERTRLTRERDKARDEAAKVVRKLENADFVARAKPEVVEENRDRLAALEADIARLGAALERL